One Megamonas hypermegale genomic window carries:
- a CDS encoding PTS sugar transporter subunit IIA → MGLFSKLFSSGEKNFVSPMTGKVIAMENVPDPAFAQKMMGEGCGIDLSDGTIVAPFDAEVTAAYPTGHAFGLKSEEDGTEILIHIGIDTVDLEGEGFDTNIRKGDKVKQGDVLVVVDLDIVRQAGKSLVSPIAFTGNEKVEVFKIGQNVIAGEKGLLNYE, encoded by the coding sequence ATGGGTTTATTTTCTAAATTATTTAGTAGTGGGGAGAAAAATTTTGTATCACCGATGACAGGAAAAGTGATTGCTATGGAAAATGTTCCAGACCCTGCTTTTGCACAAAAAATGATGGGTGAAGGCTGTGGTATAGATTTATCAGATGGTACAATAGTAGCACCTTTTGATGCGGAAGTTACAGCAGCTTATCCTACTGGACACGCTTTCGGTTTAAAATCAGAAGAAGATGGAACAGAAATTTTAATTCATATAGGAATTGATACTGTGGATTTAGAAGGCGAAGGCTTTGATACAAATATAAGAAAAGGCGATAAAGTAAAACAAGGTGATGTTTTAGTTGTAGTTGATTTAGATATAGTAAGACAGGCAGGAAAATCACTCGTTTCACCGATTGCTTTTACTGGCAATGAAAAAGTAGAAGTTTTTAAAATTGGACAAAATGTCATTGCTGGTGAAAAAGGTCTTTTAAATTATGAATAA
- a CDS encoding ESPR-type extended signal peptide-containing protein, with translation MNKIYKVIWSKVKHQYVVVSELAHSSGKQSRTARKSLRSRIAALVVCGAIAAFGVYGALPTQQAFAAEGDETVSTAPLPGALANIEDYVAYKAESNADPNNPPDGYYLYTDPDNASIKYWVRDGFTIDLGQIKTQDGTGTSYGITNVYAPGDKGVFNEVLTNSTVVEEGMQAHRNDGTEIEGQKVQTNIGQALNQVNLGNLVGSTNAVGPNAAKVPMDYSYYIQNSRGQWVNVGLKHNPTDFYNNFKTVDNGLDYDEHTGKYYYTNPNGEKKVVDFDNIYYIDVGEEKPVAGVFVNDQGYLYEGTVWGATGEILTTAQDGDGLKTYWSAVANADDIYLKDSNLTVGELNKAFDTLETNDERLYNNDIKEITVKPGQNGGGTLGLLRNGTDENDEPVEGAITVEGVGGTGGDDTGIKFSQKDETGEDIPNSVFTINTGSRVEGIGSAPSETSVNQGSLTGLTINGQYYTVPEVTVSEDGDTVNITEGDTTDIDLITTSGEKHIATSGDTDPDNENKPYTGVYTADADGTVELTEVDGTGKATENTLQIKDVASKTALDKLDDLAVKYDDKNKDEITLGGLGEDGEPSKDPVAIHNVANGVGLNDAVNVSQLKKVETLAGKHTTMTVNGGTPAPAVPEGETESDYTDGNLQLKQTNNDGKIQYDVKLNDRIELGTAPAEGTADKRVVVDGNTATVSIGGIDITNENGPYLAVGNGKLKFYEDGGLATGNETGTFSVRPDGDLEISGKNSSFNVDAETGNVNAINSSGSAIMMNDDSVALNASGNGVAISDEGITLNTNGSAVTVDRFNGATFTNTNTTESTNINGATITTGTVKGLKNTTTNYEGFATEGKAATEEQLQQAAAASKTTLSNGINTNVTSKTDPIDGHVDYQVNLNDNINLNNRVYINGKPAEGNNTIVDIKSGDTSKEESIFAVEDKGNGSISIGGIDVTNVDGPYLAVGDGKLKFYKDGGLATGNETGTFSVRPDGDLEISGKNSSFNVDAETGNVNAVNSSGSAIMMNDDSVALNASGNGVVVSDEGITLNTNGSAVTVDRFNGATFTNTNTTESTNINGATITTGTVKGLKNTTIKYEGFATEGRAATEEQLQQATAASKTTLSNGINTNVTSKTDPIDGHVDYQVNLNDNINLNNRVYINGKPAEGNNTIIDIKSGDTSKEESIFAVEDKGNGSISIGGIDVTNVDGPYLAVGDGKLKFYKDGGLATGNETGTFSVRPDGDLEISGKNSSFNVDAETGNVNAVNSSGSAIMMNDDSVALNASGNGVAISDEGITLNTNGSAVTVDRFNGATFTNTNTTESTNINGATITTGTVKGLKNTTIKYEGFATEGRAATEEQLQQATAASKTTLSNGINTNVTSKTDPIDGHVDYQVNLNDNINLNNRVYINGKPAEGNNTIIDIKSGDTSKEESIFAVEDKGNGSISIGGIDVTNVDGPYLAVGDGKLKFYKDGGLATGNETGTFSVRPDGDLEISGKNSSFNVDAETGNVNAVNSSGSAIMMNDDSVALNASGNGVVVSDEGITLNTNGSAVTVDRFNGATFTNTNTTESTNINGANITAGEGENQIKINGAPKADDPALSVGTDKFVVGQDGSLSVSDKFNVDAETGNINAVNSNGSAIMMNDDSVALNASGNGVAISNEGITLNANGSAVTVDRFNGTTFTNTNTGETTNINGDIITTDTVKGLSNTTWDDELATQVANSEELQGTAATQGQLQQAVSAVATEAAKQHTTVSGDDNLTVKSSVNENGGTNYQVTLNDNITLGNPKADVKNGESATSITLNTTEKGYVPDIYNEDTEGAKDFIDEHGGFMFYATNSAGTGLFGVTTDGMAHAKDFVSYTASPDPTVKDEVRYSLNEIGDTVSQMATYYKKDKEGNLEHSYTVFSHYLNEAEKDNPFATVDENATRDIPLALRDDGAVLIGATIKGDDFTDNGIRINAEIDDDGNNVATITGLENTTWTPPAPVATFANEGTETSRAATEAQLNDLYGTVVGYNVDTNGVNYGTVTLGGGRTSYDQDTHEGGTVLNNVAYASGTDGSEAVNVDYLKDTINKAVEAGGSISNSDKHLVANTAEGSNGVYKPNAEGNVNLIVSDEKGNSSTVTIGDVASKTELDSLKTNVGDLNYDKVTGDKLINGDSVTTAIGKLDNKIENISGTATDAANNTVTGGTIKDDGTISLTQKDGGTVALDGKLTDSGVVQDGTKFDGETGTLTITSQDKYNKGTSSVTVSGIASKNDIGTVKDTIGATSKEDLKDAYKDADKDGNATTEYITDSETMVDADVALDHAVQDVANTSYANDMILSNRIDNVESRLGDVEERIDKVGAMAAAIANLRTMGYDPEAPTEVAVGVGQYKSETGIALGIFHYPNQDFMLSASISTSGDEVMGGIGATWRIGRKTAEEKAKDEEERILAKAEEIKQAAKRAEVKEQAERHAKLLAEREAKGEPIVPVEESAEQAQA, from the coding sequence ATGAATAAGATCTATAAAGTCATATGGAGTAAGGTAAAACATCAATACGTTGTTGTTTCAGAACTTGCCCATAGTAGCGGCAAACAAAGCAGAACGGCAAGAAAAAGTTTGCGCAGCCGTATTGCGGCGCTCGTAGTATGCGGGGCGATTGCGGCATTCGGAGTGTATGGAGCACTGCCTACGCAACAGGCATTTGCGGCAGAAGGAGATGAAACAGTTTCTACTGCTCCTTTACCTGGAGCTCTTGCTAATATTGAGGATTATGTTGCTTATAAAGCAGAGTCTAATGCTGATCCAAATAATCCGCCGGATGGTTATTATTTATATACTGATCCTGATAATGCAAGTATAAAATACTGGGTTCGTGATGGTTTTACCATTGATCTTGGTCAAATAAAAACTCAAGACGGAACGGGTACTTCATATGGTATTACGAATGTTTATGCACCGGGAGATAAAGGTGTTTTTAATGAGGTATTGACAAATTCAACCGTAGTTGAAGAAGGAATGCAGGCGCATAGAAATGATGGTACCGAAATAGAAGGACAGAAGGTACAGACAAATATTGGTCAAGCATTAAATCAGGTTAATTTAGGAAATCTAGTAGGTTCAACGAATGCGGTGGGTCCAAATGCAGCAAAAGTTCCAATGGATTACAGCTATTATATACAAAATAGTAGAGGCCAATGGGTAAATGTAGGATTAAAACACAATCCAACTGATTTTTACAATAATTTTAAGACGGTAGATAATGGGTTAGATTATGACGAACATACCGGTAAATATTATTATACAAATCCAAATGGCGAAAAAAAGGTTGTAGATTTTGATAATATTTATTATATTGATGTCGGTGAAGAAAAACCAGTTGCGGGTGTATTCGTTAATGATCAAGGATATTTATATGAAGGAACAGTATGGGGTGCAACAGGTGAAATACTTACTACTGCTCAAGATGGCGACGGTTTAAAAACATATTGGTCTGCAGTTGCAAACGCGGATGATATTTATTTAAAAGACAGTAATTTAACCGTTGGTGAACTTAATAAAGCTTTTGATACACTTGAAACAAACGATGAACGACTGTATAACAACGATATTAAGGAAATTACCGTAAAACCTGGTCAAAACGGCGGCGGAACATTAGGTCTGCTCAGAAACGGTACCGATGAAAATGATGAGCCTGTTGAAGGTGCTATAACTGTAGAAGGTGTAGGCGGAACCGGTGGCGATGATACAGGTATTAAATTCTCTCAAAAAGATGAAACAGGTGAAGATATTCCAAATTCTGTATTTACAATAAATACCGGTTCTCGTGTAGAAGGAATAGGTTCTGCTCCGTCAGAAACATCAGTTAATCAGGGTTCGCTTACCGGTTTGACTATTAATGGTCAGTACTATACTGTACCAGAAGTTACTGTTTCAGAAGATGGCGATACGGTTAATATTACAGAAGGCGATACTACCGATATTGATTTAATAACGACTAGTGGTGAAAAACATATAGCTACAAGCGGAGATACAGATCCAGATAATGAAAACAAGCCATATACAGGAGTATATACTGCAGATGCTGATGGAACTGTAGAATTGACTGAAGTAGACGGAACAGGAAAAGCTACAGAAAATACTCTTCAAATTAAAGATGTAGCCAGCAAAACAGCATTAGATAAATTAGATGATTTAGCTGTTAAATATGATGATAAAAACAAAGATGAAATTACACTTGGTGGGCTTGGAGAAGATGGAGAACCTTCAAAAGATCCTGTAGCAATTCATAATGTAGCTAATGGTGTAGGCCTTAATGATGCGGTAAATGTTTCTCAGTTAAAAAAAGTGGAAACATTAGCTGGAAAACACACTACTATGACTGTTAATGGTGGTACACCTGCTCCAGCTGTTCCAGAAGGTGAAACAGAAAGTGATTATACTGACGGTAATTTACAATTAAAACAGACAAATAATGATGGTAAAATTCAATATGATGTAAAACTGAATGACAGAATTGAATTAGGAACGGCACCGGCTGAAGGAACGGCAGATAAACGTGTTGTTGTAGATGGAAATACGGCTACAGTAAGTATCGGTGGCATTGATATAACAAATGAAAATGGACCATATTTAGCTGTAGGTAATGGCAAATTAAAATTTTATGAAGATGGTGGACTTGCAACTGGTAATGAAACAGGTACATTCAGCGTTAGACCAGATGGCGATTTAGAAATAAGTGGAAAAAATAGTTCATTTAATGTAGATGCTGAAACTGGTAATGTAAATGCTATAAATAGTAGTGGTTCTGCTATTATGATGAATGATGATAGTGTAGCTTTGAATGCTAGTGGAAATGGTGTAGCAATATCTGACGAAGGAATTACATTAAATACTAATGGAAGTGCAGTAACTGTAGATAGATTTAATGGAGCAACATTTACTAATACTAATACAACAGAATCTACAAATATTAATGGAGCTACCATTACAACAGGTACAGTTAAAGGACTTAAAAATACCACAACAAATTATGAAGGTTTTGCTACAGAAGGAAAAGCTGCAACAGAAGAACAATTACAACAAGCAGCAGCAGCTTCTAAGACAACATTATCTAATGGTATAAATACTAATGTAACATCTAAGACAGATCCAATTGATGGACATGTTGATTATCAAGTAAATCTTAATGATAACATTAATCTAAATAATAGAGTTTATATCAATGGAAAACCAGCAGAAGGAAATAACACAATTGTTGATATAAAATCTGGCGATACATCTAAAGAAGAATCTATATTTGCTGTAGAAGACAAAGGAAATGGTTCTATAAGTATTGGTGGTATTGATGTAACAAATGTTGATGGACCATATTTAGCTGTAGGCGATGGCAAATTAAAATTCTATAAAGATGGTGGACTTGCAACTGGTAATGAAACAGGTACATTCAGCGTTAGACCAGATGGCGATTTAGAAATAAGTGGAAAAAATAGTTCATTTAATGTAGATGCTGAAACTGGTAATGTAAATGCTGTAAATAGTAGTGGTTCTGCTATTATGATGAATGACGATAGTGTGGCTTTAAATGCTAGTGGAAATGGTGTAGTAGTATCTGATGAAGGAATTACATTAAACACTAATGGAAGTGCAGTAACTGTAGATAGATTTAATGGAGCAACATTTACTAATACTAATACAACAGAATCTACAAATATTAACGGAGCTACCATTACAACAGGTACAGTTAAAGGACTTAAAAATACAACAATAAAATATGAAGGCTTTGCTACAGAAGGAAGAGCTGCAACAGAAGAACAATTACAACAAGCAACAGCAGCTTCTAAGACAACATTATCTAATGGTATAAATACTAATGTAACATCTAAGACAGATCCAATTGATGGACATGTTGATTATCAAGTAAATCTTAATGATAACATTAATCTAAATAATAGAGTTTATATCAATGGAAAACCAGCAGAAGGAAATAACACAATTATTGATATAAAATCTGGCGATACATCTAAAGAAGAATCTATATTTGCTGTAGAAGACAAAGGAAATGGTTCTATAAGTATTGGTGGTATTGATGTAACAAATGTTGATGGACCATATTTAGCTGTAGGCGATGGCAAATTAAAATTCTATAAAGATGGTGGACTTGCAACTGGTAATGAAACAGGTACATTCAGCGTTAGACCAGATGGCGATTTAGAAATAAGTGGAAAAAATAGTTCATTTAATGTAGATGCTGAAACTGGTAATGTAAATGCTGTAAATAGTAGTGGTTCTGCTATTATGATGAATGACGATAGTGTGGCTTTAAATGCTAGTGGAAATGGTGTAGCAATATCTGATGAAGGAATTACATTAAACACTAATGGAAGTGCAGTAACTGTAGATAGATTTAATGGAGCAACATTTACTAATACTAATACAACAGAATCTACAAATATTAACGGAGCTACCATTACAACAGGTACAGTTAAAGGACTTAAAAATACAACAATAAAATATGAAGGCTTTGCTACAGAAGGAAGAGCTGCAACAGAAGAACAATTACAACAAGCAACAGCAGCTTCTAAGACAACATTATCTAATGGTATAAATACTAATGTAACATCTAAGACAGATCCAATTGATGGACATGTTGATTATCAAGTAAATCTTAATGATAACATTAATCTAAATAATAGAGTTTATATCAATGGAAAACCAGCAGAAGGAAATAACACAATTATTGATATAAAATCTGGCGATACATCTAAAGAAGAATCTATATTTGCTGTAGAAGACAAAGGAAATGGTTCTATAAGTATTGGTGGTATTGATGTAACAAATGTTGATGGACCATATTTAGCTGTAGGCGATGGCAAATTAAAATTCTATAAAGATGGTGGACTTGCAACTGGTAATGAAACAGGTACATTCAGCGTTAGACCAGATGGCGATTTAGAAATAAGTGGAAAAAATAGTTCATTTAATGTAGATGCTGAAACTGGTAATGTAAATGCTGTAAATAGTAGTGGTTCTGCTATTATGATGAATGACGATAGTGTGGCTTTAAATGCTAGTGGAAATGGTGTAGTAGTATCTGATGAAGGAATTACATTAAATACTAATGGAAGTGCAGTAACTGTAGATAGATTTAATGGAGCAACATTTACTAATACTAATACAACAGAGTCTACAAATATAAATGGTGCTAATATCACGGCAGGTGAAGGAGAAAACCAAATTAAGATCAATGGTGCTCCAAAAGCTGATGATCCAGCATTGAGTGTAGGTACTGATAAATTTGTAGTAGGACAAGATGGTAGCTTATCAGTAAGTGATAAATTTAATGTAGACGCTGAAACTGGTAATATAAATGCTGTGAATAGTAATGGTTCAGCTATTATGATGAATGATGATAGTGTAGCTTTAAATGCTAGTGGAAATGGTGTAGCAATATCTAATGAAGGAATTACATTAAATGCTAATGGAAGTGCAGTAACTGTAGATAGATTTAATGGAACAACATTTACTAATACAAATACTGGTGAAACTACAAATATTAATGGTGATATTATTACAACAGATACAGTTAAAGGTCTTTCTAATACTACTTGGGATGATGAACTTGCAACACAAGTAGCAAATAGTGAAGAGCTTCAAGGTACAGCTGCAACTCAAGGTCAGTTGCAACAAGCTGTTAGTGCGGTAGCAACTGAAGCTGCCAAACAACATACTACAGTATCTGGCGATGATAACTTAACAGTAAAATCATCAGTAAATGAAAATGGTGGAACAAATTATCAAGTAACATTAAATGATAATATTACTTTGGGTAATCCAAAAGCAGATGTTAAAAATGGTGAAAGTGCTACAAGTATTACACTTAATACAACTGAAAAAGGATATGTTCCTGATATATATAATGAAGATACTGAAGGAGCAAAAGACTTCATTGATGAACACGGTGGATTTATGTTCTATGCAACTAATAGTGCAGGAACTGGATTATTTGGTGTAACAACAGATGGTATGGCACATGCAAAAGACTTTGTATCTTATACAGCAAGTCCAGACCCAACTGTTAAGGATGAAGTAAGATATAGCTTAAATGAAATTGGTGATACTGTATCACAAATGGCAACTTATTATAAAAAAGACAAAGAAGGAAATCTTGAACATAGTTATACTGTATTCTCTCATTATCTTAATGAAGCAGAGAAGGATAATCCATTTGCAACTGTAGATGAAAATGCAACTCGTGATATCCCATTAGCTCTTCGTGATGACGGTGCAGTGCTTATTGGTGCTACTATTAAAGGTGATGACTTCACTGATAATGGTATTAGAATTAATGCTGAAATTGATGATGATGGTAATAATGTTGCTACAATTACAGGTTTAGAAAATACAACATGGACTCCACCAGCACCAGTAGCTACTTTCGCAAATGAAGGAACTGAAACAAGTAGAGCAGCAACAGAAGCACAATTAAATGACTTATATGGCACAGTTGTTGGTTATAATGTTGATACAAATGGTGTTAATTATGGTACTGTTACTTTAGGTGGTGGCAGAACAAGTTATGACCAAGATACACATGAAGGTGGTACAGTACTCAATAATGTAGCATATGCTTCTGGTACTGATGGTAGTGAAGCTGTAAACGTTGATTACCTCAAAGATACTATTAATAAAGCTGTTGAAGCTGGTGGCTCTATTTCTAATAGTGATAAACATCTTGTTGCTAATACAGCAGAAGGTTCTAACGGTGTATATAAACCAAATGCTGAAGGTAATGTAAACTTAATTGTTTCTGATGAAAAAGGTAATAGTAGTACTGTAACTATTGGCGACGTTGCAAGTAAAACTGAACTTGATAGTTTGAAAACTAATGTTGGTGATCTTAACTATGACAAAGTAACTGGCGATAAACTTATAAATGGCGATAGCGTAACTACTGCTATTGGTAAACTTGATAACAAGATTGAAAATATCAGTGGTACAGCAACAGATGCAGCTAATAACACTGTAACTGGTGGTACTATTAAAGATGACGGTACAATTTCCTTAACGCAAAAAGACGGCGGTACAGTAGCTTTAGATGGCAAACTTACAGATAGTGGCGTTGTTCAGGATGGTACTAAATTTGATGGAGAAACTGGTACTTTAACAATTACAAGTCAAGACAAATATAACAAAGGAACAAGCTCTGTAACTGTAAGTGGCATTGCAAGTAAAAATGATATCGGAACTGTTAAAGATACTATCGGTGCTACAAGCAAAGAAGATCTTAAAGATGCTTATAAAGATGCTGATAAAGATGGCAATGCAACTACTGAATATATCACTGATTCTGAAACTATGGTTGATGCAGACGTTGCTCTTGACCATGCAGTTCAAGATGTTGCAAATACTAGCTATGCTAATGATATGATTTTAAGCAATCGTATTGATAACGTTGAAAGTCGTTTAGGCGATGTTGAAGAACGTATTGATAAAGTAGGTGCTATGGCTGCAGCTATCGCAAACCTCAGAACTATGGGATATGACCCAGAAGCTCCAACTGAAGTTGCTGTTGGCGTTGGTCAGTATAAGAGCGAAACAGGTATTGCTCTTGGTATCTTCCATTATCCAAACCAAGACTTCATGCTCAGTGCAAGTATCTCTACTTCCGGCGATGAAGTAATGGGCGGTATCGGTGCTACTTGGAGAATTGGTCGTAAAACTGCTGAAGAAAAAGCTAAAGACGAAGAAGAACGTATTCTCGCTAAAGCTGAAGAAATTAAACAGGCAGCAAAACGCGCTGAAGTAAAAGAACAAGCAGAAAGACATGCTAAACTCTTAGCTGAAAGAGAAGCAAAAGGCGAACCAATTGTACCGGTTGAAGAAAGCGCAGAACAAGCACAAGCTTGA
- a CDS encoding amino acid permease, with the protein MDKKLRRGLKNRHLQMIALGGAIGTGLFYGSAATIQLAGPAISLSYLIGGCVIFFIMRMLGEMAVDNPVSGSFSEYANTYWHEFVGFLSGWNYWMNYVIVSMVELTAVGIYINYWFPDVPQWLSALVCLIVITAINLINVRIYGEFEFFTAIIKVVAICCMIIFGIYIICTDMGTFPNNLSNLWSHGGYLPNGWWGLALSLVVVMFSFGGIELIGITAGEADEPQKSIPKAINQVIWRILLFYIGTLVVLMILYPWNEVGMQASPFVQIFSNIGIPAAAHLLNIVVLTAAVSVYNSAIYSNSRMLYGLATQGNAPKILTSLSRNGVPMIGIFVSSGITLIAVVLNYLFPGKVFMYLVSIAVAAVLVSWFIIVVTHLKFKKAKQREGVADKLHFKSIGYPIINYFCIAFLIFIAFMMYQIPDTQLALYILPVWIIVLAIGYSLKKKK; encoded by the coding sequence ATGGATAAAAAGCTTAGACGTGGTTTGAAAAATCGCCACTTACAAATGATTGCACTTGGTGGAGCTATCGGTACAGGGCTTTTTTATGGTTCAGCAGCAACAATACAACTTGCAGGACCAGCTATTTCACTGTCATATTTGATTGGTGGTTGTGTTATATTTTTTATAATGCGAATGCTAGGCGAAATGGCAGTAGATAATCCTGTTTCGGGTTCTTTTAGTGAATATGCTAATACATATTGGCATGAATTTGTCGGATTTTTATCTGGCTGGAATTATTGGATGAATTATGTAATTGTAAGTATGGTTGAACTTACTGCTGTAGGAATTTATATAAATTATTGGTTTCCTGATGTACCACAATGGTTATCTGCACTTGTTTGTTTAATTGTTATTACAGCAATAAATTTAATCAATGTTCGCATATACGGTGAATTTGAATTTTTCACAGCTATAATAAAAGTAGTAGCTATATGTTGTATGATAATTTTCGGTATATATATTATATGTACGGATATGGGAACATTTCCAAATAATTTGAGCAATCTTTGGTCACATGGCGGATATTTGCCAAATGGCTGGTGGGGATTAGCACTTTCTTTAGTAGTTGTAATGTTTTCTTTCGGGGGAATTGAATTAATCGGTATTACAGCAGGTGAAGCAGACGAACCGCAAAAATCTATTCCAAAAGCAATAAATCAAGTTATTTGGCGTATATTATTATTCTATATTGGTACACTTGTCGTACTCATGATTTTATATCCATGGAATGAAGTGGGTATGCAGGCTAGTCCATTTGTACAGATTTTTTCTAATATCGGCATACCAGCAGCAGCTCATTTACTTAATATCGTAGTGCTCACAGCAGCAGTATCAGTATATAATAGTGCTATTTACAGTAATTCGCGTATGCTCTACGGTTTAGCGACACAAGGCAATGCACCGAAGATTTTAACATCGTTATCTCGTAATGGTGTACCGATGATTGGTATTTTTGTTTCTTCAGGTATAACTTTAATTGCTGTAGTGCTTAATTACCTTTTCCCAGGAAAAGTATTTATGTATCTCGTATCAATTGCTGTAGCAGCTGTACTTGTAAGTTGGTTTATCATAGTTGTAACTCATTTGAAATTTAAAAAAGCGAAACAGCGTGAAGGGGTAGCAGATAAATTGCATTTTAAATCCATTGGTTATCCTATTATAAATTATTTCTGTATTGCTTTCTTAATTTTTATTGCATTTATGATGTATCAAATTCCAGATACGCAATTAGCATTGTATATTTTACCAGTTTGGATTATTGTACTTGCTATTGGTTATAGTTTGAAAAAGAAAAAATAA
- a CDS encoding DUF2680 domain-containing protein has protein sequence MLKKIMMLTLLIVAIAVSGFAAGSYNNPAELVAAITNRSVDSVVQERQDGKPFCVIANEAGKLDEYKSGILEMRKEQLAQRVADGYMTQERADRIIARMEDNLANCDGTGYNCGNGYHCGGGWGDGHGHGHGWRNGGNGCRW, from the coding sequence ATGTTGAAGAAAATTATGATGTTAACATTACTTATTGTGGCTATAGCAGTCAGCGGTTTTGCAGCAGGCTCATATAATAATCCTGCTGAACTTGTAGCAGCGATTACAAATCGCAGTGTGGATAGTGTTGTACAAGAACGCCAAGATGGCAAACCGTTTTGCGTTATTGCTAATGAAGCTGGCAAATTGGACGAATATAAATCCGGCATATTAGAAATGCGTAAAGAACAATTAGCACAGCGTGTTGCTGATGGATACATGACACAAGAGAGAGCAGATAGAATTATTGCTCGTATGGAAGATAATTTAGCAAATTGTGATGGTACTGGTTATAACTGTGGCAATGGATATCATTGTGGCGGTGGCTGGGGTGACGGACATGGTCATGGCCATGGCTGGCGCAACGGTGGAAATGGTTGCAGATGGTAA
- a CDS encoding helix-turn-helix domain-containing protein has product MESFKPILEKIKKIKQEKGYTNEILAQKSGIPLSTLNKILSSIIKDPKIGTLIAITDALDVDINSLIYDNKNVNNESTTKINNSLEKLADDYNLNVDDISFITKYISLPANSRHNFLSLLKILTSENINTSPILTKPDHKLSVEEKRKIVEYELDLEEKKQTSSVSISSSGS; this is encoded by the coding sequence ATGGAATCCTTTAAACCCATATTAGAAAAAATAAAAAAAATTAAACAAGAAAAAGGCTATACAAATGAAATATTAGCCCAAAAATCAGGCATTCCCCTCAGTACTTTAAATAAGATATTATCTTCAATTATTAAAGACCCTAAAATCGGTACACTTATAGCTATTACTGATGCACTAGATGTCGATATAAATTCTCTAATTTACGATAATAAAAATGTAAATAATGAATCTACAACAAAAATAAATAATAGCTTAGAAAAATTAGCCGATGATTATAATTTAAATGTAGATGATATATCTTTTATTACTAAATATATCAGTTTACCAGCAAATTCCCGTCATAATTTTCTTTCCTTATTAAAAATATTAACCTCAGAAAATATTAATACTTCGCCTATCTTAACTAAACCAGACCATAAATTGAGCGTAGAAGAAAAACGAAAAATTGTTGAATACGAATTAGATTTAGAAGAAAAAAAACAAACATCATCAGTTTCCATTTCTTCAAGTGGTTCTTAA